The stretch of DNA TGCCGCCTGCGGTGAAAGCGCCGCTGGCGCGGATGCACAGGTAATGGCATCCGCGCCAGAGGACAACACGCGTCTACGGGGCTCAGCGGCGCTGACGGCGGCGCCCAACGACGCCGAGCGTTCCAAGTCCAAATGCCATCAAGGCCCAGGTGGATGGCTCGGGCACGGTCTGAATCTGGAGCACGATGTCGTTGTAGTCCTGATCGCCCGTCGGGATGTCGCCAAAGGCGGCCCAGAAGCGGCCGTGTCCTTGTCGGCACCAGCCGCCCGCTCACTGAACAGGGCGTAGGGGGAACCGTGACGGAACTGCTGGCAGCTCCACGGGTTGCCGCTCGCCGACCGCGCGCCCAGGTACCAATCGGTATTGAAGGTCACGTTGAACACGGTGGTGAGGGCATTCGGGTACGTCCCGACAGCGTAGAGTTTCTGCACCTGCAGTGGACCGCTGAGCGGACCGGAATACGCCCTACCCCGGTGGCCACTCCCAAATTCCCCCAGTTGTGTCAACAAACTCCTCCACCTGACGTGCGCGGGACATGGTGAGGTTACGGTCCCTCTGTCTGCTTCGCAAGACGCGCGGCGGCTTTCGACGCCAGCTCTTGCCCCTCGAATTTGAGCAGATGGCCGTGATGCAGCAGGCAGGTCGAGGAGCGGCGTCACGACGACCGTATCGCCGAGTAAGCGCGCCCAGTCTTCAAACGGGCGTTTCTGAGGTGACCAGCGTCGACGCCTCTTTCGTAACGGCTCATCAGCACGTCGGTGAGTTCGTCACCGGCGTGCGCGGGGAGTTTGCGCAGAAGAGATCATCGTGGATCAGCAAGAGGTCACGACTTTGCTTCCCAGTTGCTGGCGATACGCGCGGAGTTTCCCAGCCTTGCGCTT from Gemmatimonadaceae bacterium encodes:
- a CDS encoding PEPxxWA-CTERM sorting domain-containing protein; this encodes MLQIQTVPEPSTWALMAFGLGTLGVVGRRRQRR